Proteins from a genomic interval of Streptococcus sp. D7B5:
- the recJ gene encoding single-stranded-DNA-specific exonuclease RecJ yields MITPTYEWQFAPQVEDADFTKIAKKAGLGPEVARLLFERGIQDEESLKKFLEPSLEDLHDPYLLHDMDKAVERIRQAIEEGENILIYGDYDADGMTSASIVKESLEQLGAECRVYLPNRFTDGYGPNASVYKYFIEQEGISLIVTVDNGVAGHEAIELAQSMGVDVIVTDHHSMPETLPDAYAIVHPEHPDADYPFKYLAGCGVAFKLACALLEEVQVELLDLVAIGTIADMVSLTDENRILVQYGLEMLGHTQRIGLQEMLDMVGIAANEVTEETVGFQIAPRLNALGRLDDPNPAIDLLTGFDDEEAHEIALMIHQKNEERKEIVQSIYEEAKTMVDPEKKVQVLAKEGWNPGVLGIVAGRLLEELGQTVIVLNIEEGRAKGSARSVEAVDIFEALDPHRDLFIAFGGHAGAAGMTLEVEKLSDLSQVLEDYVREKGADAGGKNKLNLDEELDLETLSLETVKSFERLAPFGMDNQKPVFYIKDFHVESARTMGAGNAHLKLKISKGEASFEVVAFGQGRWATEFAQTKNLELAVTLSVNQWNGQTALQLMMVDARVEGVQLFNIRGKNAVLPEGIPVLDFSGEVPDLATSEAVVVKTIPEDITLLKAIFQKQHFSAVYFKNDIDKAYYLTGYGTREQFAKLYKTIYQFPEFDIRYKLKDLATYLNIQQILLVKMIQVFEELGFVTIKDGVMTVNKEAPKREIAESQIYQNLKQTVKYQEMMALGTVQEMYDFLMEL; encoded by the coding sequence TTGATAACTCCTACTTATGAATGGCAGTTTGCCCCGCAGGTTGAAGATGCGGATTTTACAAAGATAGCCAAGAAGGCTGGGCTGGGTCCTGAGGTGGCTCGCTTATTATTTGAAAGAGGGATTCAGGATGAAGAAAGTCTAAAGAAGTTTTTAGAACCTTCTTTAGAGGACTTACATGACCCCTATCTGCTCCATGATATGGACAAGGCAGTGGAACGGATTCGTCAGGCCATTGAAGAAGGGGAAAACATTCTCATCTATGGAGACTACGATGCGGATGGTATGACTTCAGCTTCGATTGTGAAGGAAAGTTTGGAACAGCTTGGTGCTGAGTGCCGTGTTTACCTACCCAATCGTTTTACCGATGGCTATGGTCCCAATGCCAGTGTTTATAAATACTTTATCGAGCAAGAGGGTATTTCCTTGATTGTGACAGTGGATAATGGGGTTGCGGGTCACGAAGCAATTGAACTGGCCCAGTCTATGGGAGTGGATGTCATTGTGACCGACCACCATTCCATGCCGGAAACCCTTCCTGATGCCTATGCGATTGTTCACCCTGAGCATCCAGATGCGGATTATCCCTTCAAATATTTGGCCGGATGCGGAGTGGCTTTCAAGCTAGCTTGCGCTCTTTTAGAAGAAGTGCAAGTGGAATTGCTTGATTTGGTCGCTATCGGTACCATTGCTGATATGGTGAGTTTGACGGATGAGAATCGCATTTTGGTCCAATATGGTCTGGAAATGTTGGGACATACCCAGCGCATTGGACTACAAGAAATGCTAGACATGGTTGGAATTGCTGCTAATGAAGTAACAGAAGAAACGGTTGGTTTCCAGATTGCCCCTCGTTTAAATGCCTTGGGGCGCTTGGATGATCCTAATCCTGCCATTGATTTGCTGACTGGATTTGACGACGAGGAAGCTCATGAGATTGCCCTCATGATTCACCAGAAAAATGAAGAGCGCAAGGAAATCGTTCAGTCAATCTATGAAGAAGCTAAGACCATGGTTGATCCTGAGAAAAAGGTCCAGGTTTTGGCCAAGGAAGGCTGGAATCCTGGCGTTCTGGGTATCGTTGCTGGTCGTTTGTTGGAAGAACTAGGGCAGACAGTCATCGTTCTTAATATAGAAGAAGGTCGCGCCAAGGGTAGTGCTCGTAGTGTGGAAGCGGTCGATATTTTTGAAGCTCTGGATCCCCATCGAGACCTCTTTATCGCCTTTGGCGGCCATGCTGGTGCAGCTGGAATGACGCTGGAAGTTGAGAAACTTTCAGATTTATCTCAGGTTTTAGAAGACTATGTCCGTGAAAAAGGTGCAGATGCTGGTGGCAAGAATAAGTTAAATCTAGATGAAGAGTTGGATTTGGAGACTCTTAGTTTAGAAACGGTTAAAAGCTTTGAACGCTTGGCACCCTTTGGGATGGATAATCAGAAACCTGTCTTTTATATCAAGGATTTTCATGTCGAAAGTGCCCGTACTATGGGAGCAGGCAATGCCCACCTCAAACTAAAAATTTCCAAGGGTGAGGCGAGTTTTGAGGTGGTGGCCTTCGGACAAGGTAGATGGGCGACAGAGTTTGCTCAAACCAAGAATTTAGAATTGGCAGTCACCCTGTCTGTCAACCAATGGAATGGCCAAACTGCCCTCCAGTTGATGATGGTGGATGCACGTGTGGAAGGTGTTCAACTCTTTAACATTCGTGGGAAGAATGCAGTCTTGCCAGAGGGAATTCCAGTCTTGGATTTCTCTGGAGAGGTGCCAGATTTAGCGACTAGTGAAGCGGTTGTTGTGAAAACCATTCCCGAGGATATTACTCTGCTGAAGGCCATTTTTCAGAAACAACATTTCTCTGCTGTCTATTTCAAAAATGACATTGACAAGGCCTACTATCTAACAGGTTATGGGACCAGAGAGCAGTTTGCAAAATTGTACAAGACTATTTACCAGTTCCCAGAGTTTGATATTCGCTACAAGCTTAAGGATTTGGCGACTTATCTCAATATCCAACAAATCTTACTTGTCAAGATGATCCAAGTATTTGAAGAGCTAGGTTTTGTGACGATCAAAGATGGTGTCATGACAGTCAATAAAGAAGCGCCGAAAAGGGAAATTGCTGAAAGTCAGATTTACCAAAATCTCAAACAAACCGTCAAATACCAAGAAATGATGGCGCTGGGTACCGTGCAAGAAATGTATGATTTTTTGATGGAGTTATAG
- a CDS encoding alpha/beta hydrolase family protein, which yields MAVMNIEYYSKVLDMEWGVTVLYPDASRVTEPDCTDIPVLYLLHGMSGNQNSWLKRTNVERLLRGTNLIVIMPNTSNGWYTDTQYGYNYYTALAEELPQVMKRFFPNMTSKREKTFIAGLSMGGYGSFKLALSTNRFSHAASFSGALSFQEFSPESQDLGSLAYWRGVFGEIKDWTASPHSLESMAAKSDKKTKLWAWCGEQDYLYSANNLAVKNLKKLGFEVTYSHSLGKHEWYYWEKQLERFLATLPIDFVLEERLS from the coding sequence ATGGCAGTTATGAATATTGAGTATTACTCAAAAGTTTTGGATATGGAGTGGGGCGTTACCGTACTCTATCCAGATGCTAGTCGGGTGACTGAACCAGATTGCACGGATATTCCTGTTCTTTATCTTTTGCACGGAATGTCAGGAAACCAAAATAGCTGGCTCAAACGTACCAATGTCGAGCGCTTGTTGCGTGGGACCAATCTCATTGTTATCATGCCCAATACTAGCAATGGCTGGTACACAGATACTCAGTATGGCTATAACTACTATACAGCTCTAGCAGAAGAGTTACCTCAGGTAATGAAACGTTTCTTCCCCAATATGACCAGCAAGCGAGAAAAAACTTTCATAGCAGGCCTATCCATGGGTGGATACGGTTCCTTCAAACTCGCTCTATCGACAAATCGTTTTTCTCATGCGGCTAGTTTTTCTGGTGCACTCAGTTTTCAGGAATTTTCTCCTGAAAGTCAGGATCTGGGGTCACTTGCATACTGGCGAGGAGTTTTTGGAGAGATTAAAGACTGGACAGCTAGTCCTCATTCGCTTGAAAGCATGGCTGCAAAATCCGATAAAAAGACTAAACTATGGGCTTGGTGTGGAGAGCAAGACTATCTCTACTCTGCCAATAATCTCGCAGTGAAAAACCTCAAAAAACTTGGTTTTGAGGTGACCTATAGTCATAGTCTAGGTAAGCACGAGTGGTACTACTGGGAAAAACAATTGGAACGTTTTTTGGCTACTCTACCAATTGACTTTGTCTTGGAAGAACGTTTATCTTAG
- a CDS encoding CHAP domain-containing protein yields MKKTVTKLTLGLTSTAILATVGAQTVHANSYVVQGGDSFYAIATANGMDPHELAALNGKTIFDTIHPGDVLEVSGSAQASSTYSAPASTANVVSDTEDVVEKTPTNYGNSYPVGQCTWGVKELAPWASNWWGNANTWAIYASAQGYKTGSVPVVGAIAVWDGGEYGHVAYVTDVQSENSIQVLEANYRRQKQIANYRGFFNPHEFLGNVTYIYPN; encoded by the coding sequence ATGAAAAAAACAGTTACGAAACTGACTCTTGGTTTGACTTCTACGGCTATTTTAGCTACAGTTGGTGCTCAAACTGTGCACGCGAACTCTTACGTTGTCCAAGGCGGTGATTCATTTTATGCCATCGCAACTGCAAACGGCATGGATCCGCATGAGTTGGCAGCTTTGAATGGAAAAACCATCTTTGACACTATCCACCCAGGCGATGTATTGGAAGTGAGTGGTTCCGCTCAGGCTAGCTCAACCTACAGTGCTCCAGCTAGCACTGCGAACGTGGTATCAGATACAGAGGATGTTGTCGAAAAGACTCCGACAAACTATGGAAACTCATACCCTGTTGGTCAGTGTACATGGGGTGTGAAAGAATTGGCGCCTTGGGCTAGCAACTGGTGGGGAAATGCCAACACGTGGGCAATCTACGCGAGTGCTCAAGGCTATAAGACAGGAAGTGTTCCAGTAGTAGGAGCAATCGCCGTTTGGGATGGTGGTGAATATGGACACGTTGCTTATGTAACAGATGTTCAAAGTGAAAACTCCATCCAGGTATTGGAAGCAAACTACAGACGTCAAAAGCAGATTGCAAATTACCGTGGCTTCTTTAATCCTCATGAATTTTTAGGTAACGTCACTTATATCTATCCAAACTAA
- a CDS encoding M57 family metalloprotease, with translation MFWIIRLLFRFLLGIWRFFWRLVWTVVILLLIAFGVVWYLSGDFHSAVNQVEKMSKIGQGGWNQWKETGTLEVLSQTDSHQHAEGKWAQASARIYIEPQMDETFQGAYAEAIKNWNQTGAFTFEVVADPSQADIVASEMNDGSTAVAGQAESQTNLLTKQFISVTVRLNHYYLSNPNYGYSYERIVHTAEHELGHAIGLDHTNETSVMQPAGSYYGIQPQDVKAVQELYTRSD, from the coding sequence ATGTTCTGGATTATTCGATTATTGTTCCGATTTCTTTTGGGAATTTGGCGTTTCTTCTGGCGTCTGGTTTGGACTGTGGTCATTCTACTGCTCATTGCCTTTGGAGTGGTTTGGTATCTGTCTGGTGATTTTCATTCTGCGGTCAATCAGGTTGAAAAAATGAGCAAGATTGGTCAAGGTGGCTGGAATCAATGGAAGGAGACGGGAACGCTGGAAGTCTTGTCTCAGACAGACAGTCACCAACATGCAGAAGGCAAGTGGGCTCAAGCTTCAGCTCGCATCTATATTGAGCCTCAAATGGATGAGACCTTTCAAGGTGCCTATGCAGAAGCCATAAAAAACTGGAATCAAACGGGAGCCTTTACCTTTGAGGTGGTTGCGGATCCTAGTCAGGCAGATATTGTGGCAAGTGAAATGAATGATGGATCGACTGCTGTAGCAGGTCAAGCCGAGAGTCAAACCAATTTGTTAACCAAACAATTTATATCTGTAACGGTTCGCCTGAATCACTATTATCTATCCAATCCAAACTATGGTTATTCTTATGAACGGATCGTGCACACGGCGGAGCACGAGCTGGGGCATGCCATCGGATTGGATCATACCAACGAAACTTCTGTCATGCAGCCAGCAGGTTCTTACTATGGAATTCAGCCTCAGGATGTGAAGGCTGTTCAAGAACTCTATACCAGAAGCGACTAG
- a CDS encoding metallophosphoesterase family protein — MNHKIAILSDIHGNVTALEAVIADAKAQGVSEYWLMGDIFLPGPGANDLVALLKELSITTSVRGNWDDCVLEALDGQYGLEDPQEVQLLRMTQYLMERMDPATIDWLRSLPMLEKREVDGLRFSLSHNLPNKNYGGDLLVENDTEKFDQLLDDEVDVAVYGHVHKQLLRYGSQGQQIINPGSIGMPYFNWEALKNHRAQYAVIEVEYGELVNILFRKVAYDYEAELELAKSKGLPFIEMYEELRRDDNYRGHNLELLASLIEKHGYVEDVKKFLEAIKSEYKVD; from the coding sequence ATGAACCATAAAATCGCAATTTTATCAGATATTCATGGAAATGTGACTGCCTTAGAAGCAGTGATTGCAGATGCTAAAGCACAAGGAGTCAGTGAATACTGGCTCATGGGAGACATTTTCCTCCCTGGTCCAGGTGCAAATGACTTGGTCGCTCTGTTAAAGGAACTTTCTATCACTACAAGTGTTCGAGGCAATTGGGATGATTGTGTCCTTGAGGCTTTAGATGGGCAATATGGCTTGGAAGACCCACAGGAAGTCCAGCTCTTGCGTATGACGCAGTATTTGATGGAGCGAATGGATCCTGCAACGATTGACTGGCTACGAAGCTTACCTATGCTAGAAAAGAGAGAAGTTGACGGACTGCGTTTTTCTCTTTCTCATAATTTGCCAAATAAGAACTATGGTGGTGACTTGCTAGTTGAGAATGATACAGAGAAATTTGACCAACTCCTAGATGATGAAGTTGATGTGGCAGTCTATGGTCATGTTCACAAGCAGTTGCTTCGTTATGGCAGTCAAGGGCAACAAATCATCAATCCAGGGTCGATTGGCATGCCCTATTTTAATTGGGAGGCGTTAAAAAATCACCGTGCTCAGTATGCTGTGATAGAAGTAGAATATGGGGAATTAGTAAACATTCTATTCCGAAAAGTTGCTTATGACTATGAAGCAGAGTTAGAATTGGCCAAGTCCAAGGGGCTTCCTTTTATCGAAATGTATGAAGAACTACGCCGAGATGACAACTATCGGGGGCACAATCTAGAACTCTTAGCTAGTTTAATTGAAAAGCATGGGTATGTTGAGGATGTGAAGAAATTTTTGGAGGCTATAAAGTCAGAATATAAGGTAGACTAG
- a CDS encoding nitroreductase family protein translates to MKFLELNKKRHATKHFTDKPVDPKDVRTAIEIATLAPSAHNSQPWKFVVVREKNAELAKLAYGSNFEQVSAAPVTIALFTDTDLAKRARKIARVGGANNFSEEQLQYFMKNLPAEFARYSEQQVSDYLALNAGLVAMNLVLALTDQGIGSNIILGFDKSKANEVLDIEDRFRPELLITVGYTDEKLEPSYRLPVDEIIEKR, encoded by the coding sequence ATGAAATTTCTTGAATTAAATAAAAAACGTCATGCGACTAAGCATTTTACTGATAAACCGGTAGATCCCAAAGATGTGCGTACGGCTATCGAAATCGCAACCTTGGCCCCAAGTGCCCACAACAGCCAGCCATGGAAGTTTGTGGTTGTTCGTGAGAAAAATGCTGAATTGGCAAAATTGGCTTATGGTTCGAACTTTGAGCAGGTATCAGCAGCACCTGTAACCATTGCCTTGTTTACCGACACAGATTTGGCTAAACGTGCTCGTAAGATTGCCCGAGTTGGCGGCGCTAATAACTTCTCTGAAGAGCAACTTCAATATTTTATGAAGAATCTGCCAGCTGAATTTGCGCGTTACAGTGAACAGCAAGTTAGTGACTACTTGGCCCTTAATGCGGGACTAGTAGCCATGAACTTAGTTCTTGCTTTGACTGACCAAGGAATCGGTTCTAACATTATTCTTGGATTTGACAAATCAAAAGCCAACGAAGTTTTGGACATTGAAGACCGATTCCGTCCAGAACTCTTGATCACAGTTGGATACACAGATGAGAAATTGGAACCAAGCTACCGCTTGCCAGTAGATGAAATTATCGAGAAGAGATAG
- a CDS encoding ribonuclease J, translating into MSNISLTTLGGVRENGKNMYIAEIDGSIFVLDAGLKYPENEQLGVDVVIPNMDYLFENSDRIAGVFLTHGHADAIGALPYLLAEAKVPVFGSELTIELAKLFVKGNDTVKKFNDFHVIDEDTEIDFGGTVVSFFRTTHSIPESLGIVLKTAEGSIVYTGDFKFDQTASESYATDFARLAEIGRDGVLALLSDSANADSNIQVASESEVGDEITQTIADWEGRIIVAAVASNLSRIQQVFDAAADTGRRVVLTGFDIENIVRTAIRLKKLSLANESLLIKPKEMSRFDDHELIILETGRMGEPINGLRKMSIGRHRYVEIKDGDLVYIVTTPSIAKEAVMARVENMIYQAGGVVKLITQSLRVSGHGNARDLQLMINLLQPNYLFPIQGEYRELDAHAKAAMAVGMLPERIFIPKKGTTMSYEHGDFVPAGAVSAGDVLIDGNAIGDVGNVVLRDRKVLSEDGIFIVAITVNRREKKIVAKARVHTRGFVYLKKSRDILRESSELINQTVEEYLQGDDFDWADLKGKVRDNLTKYLFDQTKRRPAILPVVMEAK; encoded by the coding sequence ATGAGTAATATTAGTTTAACAACACTAGGTGGTGTACGAGAAAATGGTAAAAATATGTACATCGCTGAAATCGATGGTTCTATTTTTGTTTTGGATGCGGGGCTTAAATACCCTGAAAATGAACAACTAGGTGTTGATGTCGTCATTCCAAATATGGACTACCTTTTTGAAAATAGCGATCGTATCGCAGGGGTCTTTTTGACCCACGGACATGCAGATGCCATTGGTGCCCTGCCTTATCTTTTGGCAGAGGCTAAGGTGCCTGTATTTGGTTCTGAGTTGACCATTGAGTTGGCCAAACTCTTTGTCAAAGGAAATGATACGGTTAAGAAATTCAATGACTTCCATGTGATTGATGAAGATACGGAGATTGATTTTGGAGGGACTGTGGTTTCCTTCTTCCGTACAACTCACTCTATCCCAGAAAGTTTGGGAATAGTCCTGAAAACAGCTGAAGGTAGCATCGTTTATACAGGGGACTTCAAGTTTGACCAGACAGCTAGCGAATCCTATGCGACGGATTTTGCTCGTTTGGCAGAAATCGGTCGTGATGGTGTCTTGGCGCTCCTCAGTGATTCAGCCAATGCAGACAGCAATATCCAGGTGGCGAGTGAGAGTGAAGTTGGAGACGAAATTACCCAGACCATTGCAGATTGGGAAGGTCGTATCATCGTTGCCGCAGTTGCCAGCAACCTTTCTCGTATCCAGCAGGTTTTTGATGCTGCAGCAGATACAGGTCGCCGAGTTGTTTTGACTGGATTTGATATTGAAAATATCGTCCGCACTGCGATTCGACTCAAAAAATTGTCTCTAGCCAATGAAAGTCTCTTGATTAAACCCAAAGAAATGTCTCGTTTTGACGACCATGAGTTGATTATCCTTGAGACGGGCCGTATGGGTGAGCCGATTAATGGACTTCGCAAGATGTCCATTGGACGCCACCGTTATGTGGAAATCAAAGATGGGGACTTGGTCTATATCGTAACCACTCCATCTATCGCAAAAGAAGCTGTCATGGCGCGTGTTGAAAACATGATCTACCAAGCTGGTGGTGTGGTGAAACTCATTACCCAAAGCTTGCGAGTATCCGGACATGGGAATGCGCGTGATTTGCAGTTAATGATCAATCTTTTGCAACCAAACTACCTCTTCCCTATCCAAGGAGAGTACCGTGAGTTAGATGCGCATGCCAAGGCTGCCATGGCAGTTGGAATGTTGCCAGAACGCATCTTCATCCCTAAAAAGGGAACGACCATGTCTTATGAACATGGAGACTTTGTTCCAGCTGGAGCTGTTTCTGCTGGGGATGTCTTGATTGACGGAAATGCCATCGGGGATGTTGGAAATGTCGTCCTTCGTGACCGTAAGGTCTTGTCAGAGGATGGAATCTTTATCGTGGCGATCACTGTCAACCGTCGTGAGAAGAAAATTGTGGCTAAGGCCCGTGTTCACACGCGTGGATTCGTTTATCTCAAGAAGAGTCGTGACATTCTCCGTGAAAGTTCAGAATTGATTAACCAAACGGTAGAAGAGTATCTTCAAGGTGATGACTTTGATTGGGCAGATCTCAAAGGCAAGGTTCGCGACAATCTGACCAAGTACCTCTTTGATCAAACCAAGCGTCGCCCGGCAATCTTGCCAGTCGTGATGGAAGCAAAATAA
- the uvrC gene encoding excinuclease ABC subunit UvrC, protein MNNLIKSKLELLPTSPGCYIHKDKNGTIIYVGKAKNLRNRVRSYFRGSHDTKTEALVSEIVDFEFIVTESNIEALLLEINLIKENKPKYNIMLKDDKSYPFIKITNERYPRLIITRQVKKDGGLYFGPYPDVGAANEIKRLLDRIFPFRKCTNPPSKVCFYYHIGQCMAHTICQKDEAYFKSMAQEVSDFLKGQDDKIIDDLKGKMASAAQSMEFERAAEYRDLIQAIGTLRTKQRVMAKDLQNRDVFGYYVDKGWMCVQVFFVRQGKLIERDVNLFPYYNDPDEDFLTYVGQFYQEKSHLVPNEVLIPQDIDEEAVKALVDTKIFKPQRGEKKQLVNLAIKNARVSLEQKFNLLEKSVEKTQGAIENLGRLLQIPTPVRIESFDNSNIMGTSPVSAMVVFVNGKPSKKDYRKYKIKTVVGPDDYASMREVIRRRYGRVQRDGLTPPDLIVIDGGQGQVNIAKQVIQEELGLDIPIAGLQKNDKHQTHELLFGDPLEVVELSRNSQEFFLLQRIQDEVHRFAITFHRQLRSKNSFSSQLDGIDGLGPKRKQNLMKHFKSLTKIKEASVDEIVEVGVPRAVAEDVKRKLNPQEEVELAQVAEERVDYQTKGDYDEP, encoded by the coding sequence ATGAATAACTTGATCAAATCAAAACTAGAGCTCTTGCCGACCAGCCCTGGTTGTTACATTCACAAGGATAAAAATGGCACCATTATCTATGTAGGAAAGGCTAAAAATCTGCGTAACCGCGTGCGGTCTTATTTCCGTGGAAGTCATGATACCAAGACGGAGGCTCTGGTGTCTGAAATTGTGGATTTTGAATTTATCGTCACTGAGTCCAATATTGAGGCACTTCTCCTAGAAATCAACCTGATTAAGGAAAATAAGCCCAAGTACAATATTATGCTCAAGGATGATAAGTCCTATCCCTTCATCAAAATCACCAATGAGCGTTATCCTCGCTTGATTATCACCCGTCAGGTCAAAAAGGACGGAGGTCTTTATTTTGGACCTTATCCTGATGTGGGAGCGGCCAATGAAATCAAGCGACTACTGGATCGGATTTTTCCTTTTCGGAAATGTACCAACCCGCCGTCTAAGGTTTGTTTTTACTACCATATCGGCCAATGTATGGCCCACACCATCTGTCAGAAAGATGAGGCTTATTTCAAGTCCATGGCTCAGGAGGTTTCTGATTTCCTAAAAGGACAGGATGACAAAATCATCGATGACCTCAAGGGGAAGATGGCATCCGCAGCTCAAAGTATGGAGTTTGAACGTGCGGCGGAATACCGTGACCTGATTCAGGCGATTGGAACACTTCGGACCAAGCAAAGGGTCATGGCTAAAGATTTGCAAAATCGGGACGTCTTTGGCTACTATGTGGATAAGGGCTGGATGTGTGTTCAGGTTTTCTTTGTCCGTCAGGGAAAACTCATCGAGCGGGATGTCAATCTTTTCCCCTACTACAATGATCCAGATGAGGACTTCTTGACCTACGTGGGACAATTCTATCAAGAAAAATCTCACCTGGTTCCCAATGAAGTATTGATTCCGCAGGATATTGACGAAGAAGCCGTCAAGGCCTTGGTGGATACCAAGATTTTCAAACCCCAACGTGGGGAAAAAAAACAACTGGTCAATCTAGCCATCAAAAATGCCCGTGTTAGTCTGGAGCAGAAGTTCAATCTGCTAGAAAAATCAGTCGAAAAGACCCAAGGAGCTATTGAAAATCTGGGACGCTTGCTCCAAATCCCGACCCCAGTCCGTATCGAGTCCTTTGATAACTCTAATATCATGGGAACCAGTCCTGTTTCAGCTATGGTGGTCTTTGTCAATGGCAAACCGAGTAAAAAAGACTACCGAAAGTACAAGATAAAAACGGTTGTTGGCCCAGATGACTATGCTAGTATGCGAGAGGTTATTCGCAGACGTTATGGCCGAGTTCAACGTGATGGTTTAACCCCGCCAGATTTGATTGTGATTGATGGGGGACAAGGTCAAGTCAATATCGCAAAGCAAGTCATCCAAGAAGAGCTAGGTTTGGATATCCCAATTGCAGGTCTGCAAAAGAATGACAAGCACCAAACCCATGAACTGCTCTTTGGAGATCCACTGGAAGTGGTGGAGTTGTCTCGCAATTCTCAAGAATTCTTTCTCCTCCAACGCATTCAAGATGAGGTACACCGCTTTGCTATCACCTTCCACCGCCAACTGCGCTCAAAAAATTCCTTTTCTTCACAACTGGATGGGATTGACGGTCTGGGACCTAAACGCAAACAGAATCTCATGAAGCATTTTAAATCTCTCACTAAAATCAAGGAAGCTAGTGTGGATGAAATTGTCGAAGTGGGTGTGCCAAGAGCAGTCGCAGAAGATGTGAAAAGAAAGTTGAACCCTCAGGAAGAAGTGGAATTGGCTCAAGTGGCGGAAGAAAGAGTGGACTACCAAACAAAAGGAGATTATGATGAACCATAA